The following proteins are encoded in a genomic region of Paralichthys olivaceus isolate ysfri-2021 chromosome 23, ASM2471397v2, whole genome shotgun sequence:
- the upf2 gene encoding regulator of nonsense transcripts 2 isoform X4, whose product MPAERKRSVNMDEKDVCTFTNKEKEKDRDGERRPASARDKAKDEAKMSGKKDGGKEEKRKRLEEEKKKKEEKERRKKEEEKQKAEEEQKKKEEEEKRQQEEQERKLQEEEAKRQREEEAALLKEKEEGHQLHQEAWERHHCRKELRSKNQNAQEGRPEEAFFSRLDSSLKKNTAFVKKLRTLTEQQRDSLSNDFGSLNLSKYIGEAVSSVVEAKLKISDVGCAVHLCSLFHLRYSEFAPLLLQAWKKHFEARKEEKAPNVSKLRTDLRFIAELTIVGLFTDKEGLSLIYEQLKNIIGTDRETHTHVSVVISFCKHCGDDIAGLMSRKVKIAAEKFGLTFPPSEIINTEKQQPFQNLLREYFTSLTKHLKKDHRELQNIERQNRRILHSKGELSEDRHKQYEEFATSYQKLLANTQSLADLLDENMPDLPQDKTVQEEHGPGIDIFTPGKPGEYDLEGGIWEDEDARNFYENMVDLKAFVPAILFKDNEKSNQGKEKDDAKDGKEGKDTTSTTEELELELEALDITDEPLELEGADEVENEELTKKLLDEQEQEDEEANTGSHLKLIVDAFIQQLPNCVNRDLIDKAAMDFCMNMNTKSNRRKLVRALFTVPRQRLDLLPFYSRLVATLHPCMSDVAEDLCSMLKGDFRFHIRKKDQINIETKNKTVRFIGELAKFKMFSKTDTLHCLKMLLSDFTHHHIEMACTLLETCGRFLFRSPDSHLRTSVLLEQMMRKKQAQHLDARYVTMVENAYYYCNPPPMEKTVKKKRPPLHEYIRKLLYKDLSKVTTEKVLRQMRKLPWQDPEVKRYLICCMVNIWNVKYNSIHCVANLLAGLVAYQEDVGIHVVDGVLEDIRLGMEVNQPKFNQRRISSAKFLGELYNYRMVESAVIFRTLFSFIFFGVNPDGSPGLLDPPEHLFRFRLVCTLLDTCGQYFDRGSSKRKLDCFLIYFQRYIWWKKSIDVWTRDHPFPIDIDYMISDTLELLRPKMRISCSLEEATKQVSDLEREVLVKLGLGMEKDGRSSAMSEGEVLDEEDDDGDDDEEGGAETEEQSGNESEMNEQEEDDGSENEEEEREEEEEENTDYLTDSTKENETDEENNEVTIRGGGLKHVACAEDEDFIQALDKMMLENLQQRSGEAVKVHQLDVAIPLQLKSQLKKGSTGQPCIAEGESDISDTMQFVMLTRKGNKQQYKILNVPLSSHLAANHFNQQQAEQEERMRMKKLTLDINERQEQEDYQEMMQSLAQRPAQANTNRERRPRYQHPKGAPNADLIFKTGGR is encoded by the exons ATGCCTGCTGAACGTAAGCGCTCAGTAAACATGGATGAAAAAGATGTTTGCACCTTCACTaacaaggagaaggagaaggacagAGATGGTGAGAGGCGACCGGCGTCTGCTCGAGACAAAGCAAAAGACGAGGCCAAAATGAGTGGTAAAAAAGATGGTGgcaaggaggagaagaggaagcggctagaagaggaaaagaagaagaaggaggagaaggagcgaagaaagaaagaggaggaaaagcagaaagcggaggaggaacagaagaagaaggaggaggaagagaagagacagcaggaggagcaggagaggaaactCCAAGAGGAGGAGGCCAAGAGACAACGTGAGGAGGAGGCGGCTCTCCTGAA ggaaaaggaggaggggcaTCAGCTGCACCAGGAGGCCTGGGAGCGCCATCACTGCAGAAAGGAACTCCGCAGCAAGAACCAAAACGCTCAAGAGGGTCGGCCTGAAGAGGCTTTTTTCAGCCGCCTGGACTCCAGCCTTAAAAAGAACACGGCCTTCGTCAAGAAGCTTCGCACACTTACCGAACAGCAGCGCGATTCACTCTCCAATGACTTTGGCTCCCTGAACCTCAGCAAGTACATCGGCGAGGCTGTGAGCTCTGTCGTGGAGGCAAAGCTGAAGATCTCTGATGTCGGCTGCGCTGTCCATCTGTGTTCCCTCTTCCACCTGCGCTACTCTGAGTTTGCTCCATTGCTGTTACAGGCCTGGAAGAAGCACTTTGAAGCAAGGAAGGAGGAAAAGGCGCCCAATGTGAGCAAGCTGCGCACAGATCTGCGCTTTATTGCAGAGCTCACCATCGTCGGCCTCTTCACGGACAAAGAGGGTCTGTCGCTCATTTATGAGCAGCTGAAGAACATCATCGGGACCGACCGGGAGACGCACACTCATGTGTCGGTGGTCATCAGTTTCTGTAAGCACTGTGGGGATGACATCGCTGGTCTGATGTCCCGCAAGGTGAAAATTGCTGCTGAGAAGTTCGGCTTGACCTTCCCTCCAAGTGAGATAATCaacacagagaagcagcagccCTTCCAGAACCTTCTGCGTGAGTACTTCACGTCACTCACCAAACACCTGAAGAAGGACCACCGGGAGCTGCAGAACATTGAGAGGCAGAACAG GCGTATCCTACATTCCAAAGGGGAGCTGAGTGAGGACAGGCACAAGCAGTATGAAGAGTTTGCCACTTCCTACCAGAAGCTGCTGGCCAACACTCAGTCCCTGGCTGACCTCCTCGATGAGAACATGCCAGATCTGCCTCAGGACAAGACCGTGCAGGAGG AACACGGTCCTGGCATTGATATCTTCACCCCTGGTAAGCCTGGAGAGTATGACCTGGAAGGAGGGATCTGGGAAGATGAAGACGCTCGTAACTTCTATGAGAACATGGTGGACCTGAAGGCCTTCGTCCCTGCCATCCTCTTCAAGGACAACGAGAAGAGCAACCAGGGCAAAGAAAAAGATGACGCCAAAG ATGGGAAAGAAGGGAAGGACACGACCAGCActacagaggagctggagctggagctggaggctcTGGACATCACAGACGAACCTCTTGAACTGGAGGGAGCAGACGAGGTGGAAAATGAGGAGCTGACCAAAAAACTGCTGGATGAGCaag AGCAAGAGGATGAGGAGGCCAACACAGGCTCCCACTTGAAGCTTATTGTGGACGCCTTCATCCAGCAGCTCCCCAACTGTGTGAACAGAGACCTCATAGATAAG GCTGCCATGGACTTCTGCATGAACATGAACACCAAGTCTAACAGGAGGAAACTTGTCCGAGCCCTTTTCACTGTCCCCAGGCAGAG GTTGGATCTGCTCCCCTTCTACTCTCGGCTGGTGGCAACTCTTCACCCCTGCATGTCAGATGTGGCTGAGGACCTCTGCTCCATGTTGAAGGGAGACTTCAGGTTTCAT ATCCGGAAGAAGGATCAGATCAACAttgagacaaaaaataaaacggTCAGATTTATCGGGGAACTGGCCAAGTTCAAGATGTTCTCAAAAACGGACACGCTTCATTGTCTCAAG ATGCTGCTGTCTGACTTCACCCATCACCACATAGAGATGGCCTGCACTCTGCTGGAGACCTGCGGCCGCTTCCTTTTCAGATCCCCTGACTCTCACCTGCGTACCAGCGTCCTGCTG GAGCAAATGATGCGCAAAAAGCAGGCTCAGCATCTGGATGCCCGCTACGTGACGATGGTGGAGAACGCCTACTACTACTGTAACCCCCCTCCCATGGAGAAGacggtgaagaagaagaggcccCCGCTGCACGAGTACATCCGCAAGCTCCTCTACAAGGACCTGTCCAAGGTCACCACTGAGAAGGTGCTGAGGCAGATGCGCAAGCTGCCGTGGCAGGACCCAGAGGTGAAGCGGTACCTGATCTGCTGCATGGTCAACATCTGGAACGTCAAGTACAACAGCATCCACTGTGTGGCCAACCTGCTGGCCGGCCTGGTGGCCTACCAGGAGGACGTGGGGATTCATGTGGTGGACGGCGTCCTGGAGGACATCCGCCTGGGCatggag GTCAACCAGCCCAAGTTCAACCAGCGGCGCATCAGCAGCGCCAAGTTCCTGGGCGAGCTCTACAACTACCGCATGGTGGAGTCGGCCGTCATTTTCCGCAccctcttctccttcatcttcttcGGGGTGAATCCGGACGGCAGCCCCGGCCTCCTGGATCCTCCGGAGCACCTGTTCCGCTTCCGTCTGGTCTGCACCCTGCTCGATACGTGCGGCCAGTACTTCGACCGAGGCTCGAGCAAGAGGAAGCTGGACTGTTTCCTCATCTACTTCCAG CGGTACATCTGGTGGAAGAAGAGCATCGATGTTTGGACCCGTGACCACCCGTTCCCCATCGACATCGACTACATGATCAGCGACACCCTGGAGCTGCTCAGGCCCAAGATGAGGATCAGCTGCTCGCTGGAGGAGGCCACCAAACAGGTCAGCGACCTGGAGAGGGAGGTGCTCGTAAAACTAG GTCTGGGGATGGAGAAGGACGGTCGCTCCAGCGCCATGAGCGAAGGGGAGGTGCTGGACGAGGAAGACGACGACGGCGACGACGACGAAGAGGGAGGCGCAGAGACCGAGGAGCAGTCGGGCAACGAGAGTGAAATGAacgagcaggaggaggat gATGGGTCCGAGAACGAAGAAGAGGAgcgggaagaggaggaagaggagaacacAGACTACCTAACCGACTCCACTAAAGAAAACGAGACTGATGAGGAGAACAAT GAGGTGACCATCCGCGGCGGTGGACTGAAGCACGTGGCCTGTGCCGAGGATGAGGACTTCATTCAGGCTCTGGATAAGATGATGCTGGAGAACCTGCAG CAGCGTAGCGGCGAGGCGGTGAAGGTGCACCAGCTGGACGTGGCCATTCCTCTGCAGCTGAAGAGTCAGCTGAAGAAGGGCAGCACGGGACAGCCGTGCATCGCAGAGGGAGAGTCGGACATCTCGGACACCATGCAGTTCGTGATGCTGACACGCAAGGGCAACAAGCAGCAG TATAAGATCCTGAACGTGCCGCTGTCATCACACCTGGCGGCGAACCACTTCAACCAGCAGCAGGCCGAGCAGGAGGAGCGCATGAGGATGAAGAAACTCACCCTGGACATCAACGAGagacaggagcaggaggacTACCAGG aGATGATGCAGTCCCTGGCCCAGCGTCCGGCTCAGGCCAACACCAACCGGGAGCGTCGGCCTCGCTACCAGCACCCGAAAGGCGCTCCCAACGCCGACCTCATCTTCAAGACAGGAGGAAGGTGA
- the upf2 gene encoding regulator of nonsense transcripts 2 isoform X1 — MPAERKRSVNMDEKDVCTFTNKEKEKDRDGERRPASARDKAKDEAKMSGKKDGGKEEKRKRLEEEKKKKEEKERRKKEEEKQKAEEEQKKKEEEEKRQQEEQERKLQEEEAKRQREEEAALLKEKEEGHQLHQEAWERHHCRKELRSKNQNAQEGRPEEAFFSRLDSSLKKNTAFVKKLRTLTEQQRDSLSNDFGSLNLSKYIGEAVSSVVEAKLKISDVGCAVHLCSLFHLRYSEFAPLLLQAWKKHFEARKEEKAPNVSKLRTDLRFIAELTIVGLFTDKEGLSLIYEQLKNIIGTDRETHTHVSVVISFCKHCGDDIAGLMSRKVKIAAEKFGLTFPPSEIINTEKQQPFQNLLREYFTSLTKHLKKDHRELQNIERQNRRILHSKGELSEDRHKQYEEFATSYQKLLANTQSLADLLDENMPDLPQDKTVQEEHGPGIDIFTPGKPGEYDLEGGIWEDEDARNFYENMVDLKAFVPAILFKDNEKSNQGKEKDDAKDGKEGKDTTSTTEELELELEALDITDEPLELEGADEVENEELTKKLLDEQEQEDEEANTGSHLKLIVDAFIQQLPNCVNRDLIDKAAMDFCMNMNTKSNRRKLVRALFTVPRQRLDLLPFYSRLVATLHPCMSDVAEDLCSMLKGDFRFHIRKKDQINIETKNKTVRFIGELAKFKMFSKTDTLHCLKMLLSDFTHHHIEMACTLLETCGRFLFRSPDSHLRTSVLLEQMMRKKQAQHLDARYVTMVENAYYYCNPPPMEKTVKKKRPPLHEYIRKLLYKDLSKVTTEKVLRQMRKLPWQDPEVKRYLICCMVNIWNVKYNSIHCVANLLAGLVAYQEDVGIHVVDGVLEDIRLGMEVNQPKFNQRRISSAKFLGELYNYRMVESAVIFRTLFSFIFFGVNPDGSPGLLDPPEHLFRFRLVCTLLDTCGQYFDRGSSKRKLDCFLIYFQRYIWWKKSIDVWTRDHPFPIDIDYMISDTLELLRPKMRISCSLEEATKQVSDLEREVLVKLGLGMEKDGRSSAMSEGEVLDEEDDDGDDDEEGGAETEEQSGNESEMNEQEEDDGSENEEEEREEEEEENTDYLTDSTKENETDEENNEVTIRGGGLKHVACAEDEDFIQALDKMMLENLQQRSGEAVKVHQLDVAIPLQLKSQLKKGSTGQPCIAEGESDISDTMQFVMLTRKGNKQQYKILNVPLSSHLAANHFNQQQAEQEERMRMKKLTLDINERQEQEDYQEMMQSLAQRPAQANTNRERRPRYQHPKGAPNADLIFKTGGRKNLV, encoded by the exons ATGCCTGCTGAACGTAAGCGCTCAGTAAACATGGATGAAAAAGATGTTTGCACCTTCACTaacaaggagaaggagaaggacagAGATGGTGAGAGGCGACCGGCGTCTGCTCGAGACAAAGCAAAAGACGAGGCCAAAATGAGTGGTAAAAAAGATGGTGgcaaggaggagaagaggaagcggctagaagaggaaaagaagaagaaggaggagaaggagcgaagaaagaaagaggaggaaaagcagaaagcggaggaggaacagaagaagaaggaggaggaagagaagagacagcaggaggagcaggagaggaaactCCAAGAGGAGGAGGCCAAGAGACAACGTGAGGAGGAGGCGGCTCTCCTGAA ggaaaaggaggaggggcaTCAGCTGCACCAGGAGGCCTGGGAGCGCCATCACTGCAGAAAGGAACTCCGCAGCAAGAACCAAAACGCTCAAGAGGGTCGGCCTGAAGAGGCTTTTTTCAGCCGCCTGGACTCCAGCCTTAAAAAGAACACGGCCTTCGTCAAGAAGCTTCGCACACTTACCGAACAGCAGCGCGATTCACTCTCCAATGACTTTGGCTCCCTGAACCTCAGCAAGTACATCGGCGAGGCTGTGAGCTCTGTCGTGGAGGCAAAGCTGAAGATCTCTGATGTCGGCTGCGCTGTCCATCTGTGTTCCCTCTTCCACCTGCGCTACTCTGAGTTTGCTCCATTGCTGTTACAGGCCTGGAAGAAGCACTTTGAAGCAAGGAAGGAGGAAAAGGCGCCCAATGTGAGCAAGCTGCGCACAGATCTGCGCTTTATTGCAGAGCTCACCATCGTCGGCCTCTTCACGGACAAAGAGGGTCTGTCGCTCATTTATGAGCAGCTGAAGAACATCATCGGGACCGACCGGGAGACGCACACTCATGTGTCGGTGGTCATCAGTTTCTGTAAGCACTGTGGGGATGACATCGCTGGTCTGATGTCCCGCAAGGTGAAAATTGCTGCTGAGAAGTTCGGCTTGACCTTCCCTCCAAGTGAGATAATCaacacagagaagcagcagccCTTCCAGAACCTTCTGCGTGAGTACTTCACGTCACTCACCAAACACCTGAAGAAGGACCACCGGGAGCTGCAGAACATTGAGAGGCAGAACAG GCGTATCCTACATTCCAAAGGGGAGCTGAGTGAGGACAGGCACAAGCAGTATGAAGAGTTTGCCACTTCCTACCAGAAGCTGCTGGCCAACACTCAGTCCCTGGCTGACCTCCTCGATGAGAACATGCCAGATCTGCCTCAGGACAAGACCGTGCAGGAGG AACACGGTCCTGGCATTGATATCTTCACCCCTGGTAAGCCTGGAGAGTATGACCTGGAAGGAGGGATCTGGGAAGATGAAGACGCTCGTAACTTCTATGAGAACATGGTGGACCTGAAGGCCTTCGTCCCTGCCATCCTCTTCAAGGACAACGAGAAGAGCAACCAGGGCAAAGAAAAAGATGACGCCAAAG ATGGGAAAGAAGGGAAGGACACGACCAGCActacagaggagctggagctggagctggaggctcTGGACATCACAGACGAACCTCTTGAACTGGAGGGAGCAGACGAGGTGGAAAATGAGGAGCTGACCAAAAAACTGCTGGATGAGCaag AGCAAGAGGATGAGGAGGCCAACACAGGCTCCCACTTGAAGCTTATTGTGGACGCCTTCATCCAGCAGCTCCCCAACTGTGTGAACAGAGACCTCATAGATAAG GCTGCCATGGACTTCTGCATGAACATGAACACCAAGTCTAACAGGAGGAAACTTGTCCGAGCCCTTTTCACTGTCCCCAGGCAGAG GTTGGATCTGCTCCCCTTCTACTCTCGGCTGGTGGCAACTCTTCACCCCTGCATGTCAGATGTGGCTGAGGACCTCTGCTCCATGTTGAAGGGAGACTTCAGGTTTCAT ATCCGGAAGAAGGATCAGATCAACAttgagacaaaaaataaaacggTCAGATTTATCGGGGAACTGGCCAAGTTCAAGATGTTCTCAAAAACGGACACGCTTCATTGTCTCAAG ATGCTGCTGTCTGACTTCACCCATCACCACATAGAGATGGCCTGCACTCTGCTGGAGACCTGCGGCCGCTTCCTTTTCAGATCCCCTGACTCTCACCTGCGTACCAGCGTCCTGCTG GAGCAAATGATGCGCAAAAAGCAGGCTCAGCATCTGGATGCCCGCTACGTGACGATGGTGGAGAACGCCTACTACTACTGTAACCCCCCTCCCATGGAGAAGacggtgaagaagaagaggcccCCGCTGCACGAGTACATCCGCAAGCTCCTCTACAAGGACCTGTCCAAGGTCACCACTGAGAAGGTGCTGAGGCAGATGCGCAAGCTGCCGTGGCAGGACCCAGAGGTGAAGCGGTACCTGATCTGCTGCATGGTCAACATCTGGAACGTCAAGTACAACAGCATCCACTGTGTGGCCAACCTGCTGGCCGGCCTGGTGGCCTACCAGGAGGACGTGGGGATTCATGTGGTGGACGGCGTCCTGGAGGACATCCGCCTGGGCatggag GTCAACCAGCCCAAGTTCAACCAGCGGCGCATCAGCAGCGCCAAGTTCCTGGGCGAGCTCTACAACTACCGCATGGTGGAGTCGGCCGTCATTTTCCGCAccctcttctccttcatcttcttcGGGGTGAATCCGGACGGCAGCCCCGGCCTCCTGGATCCTCCGGAGCACCTGTTCCGCTTCCGTCTGGTCTGCACCCTGCTCGATACGTGCGGCCAGTACTTCGACCGAGGCTCGAGCAAGAGGAAGCTGGACTGTTTCCTCATCTACTTCCAG CGGTACATCTGGTGGAAGAAGAGCATCGATGTTTGGACCCGTGACCACCCGTTCCCCATCGACATCGACTACATGATCAGCGACACCCTGGAGCTGCTCAGGCCCAAGATGAGGATCAGCTGCTCGCTGGAGGAGGCCACCAAACAGGTCAGCGACCTGGAGAGGGAGGTGCTCGTAAAACTAG GTCTGGGGATGGAGAAGGACGGTCGCTCCAGCGCCATGAGCGAAGGGGAGGTGCTGGACGAGGAAGACGACGACGGCGACGACGACGAAGAGGGAGGCGCAGAGACCGAGGAGCAGTCGGGCAACGAGAGTGAAATGAacgagcaggaggaggat gATGGGTCCGAGAACGAAGAAGAGGAgcgggaagaggaggaagaggagaacacAGACTACCTAACCGACTCCACTAAAGAAAACGAGACTGATGAGGAGAACAAT GAGGTGACCATCCGCGGCGGTGGACTGAAGCACGTGGCCTGTGCCGAGGATGAGGACTTCATTCAGGCTCTGGATAAGATGATGCTGGAGAACCTGCAG CAGCGTAGCGGCGAGGCGGTGAAGGTGCACCAGCTGGACGTGGCCATTCCTCTGCAGCTGAAGAGTCAGCTGAAGAAGGGCAGCACGGGACAGCCGTGCATCGCAGAGGGAGAGTCGGACATCTCGGACACCATGCAGTTCGTGATGCTGACACGCAAGGGCAACAAGCAGCAG TATAAGATCCTGAACGTGCCGCTGTCATCACACCTGGCGGCGAACCACTTCAACCAGCAGCAGGCCGAGCAGGAGGAGCGCATGAGGATGAAGAAACTCACCCTGGACATCAACGAGagacaggagcaggaggacTACCAGG aGATGATGCAGTCCCTGGCCCAGCGTCCGGCTCAGGCCAACACCAACCGGGAGCGTCGGCCTCGCTACCAGCACCCGAAAGGCGCTCCCAACGCCGACCTCATCTTCAAGACAGGAGGAAG AAAGAATTTGgtgtga